The Hymenobacter sp. 5317J-9 genome has a window encoding:
- a CDS encoding M15 family metallopeptidase has translation MPPFRHHVFSSRRLWLPLVVLISSCAARPPHETGAFRAPELVELQKLDPTIRLDIRYATARNFVGRPVYTQARAFLQRPAAEALVQVNQELAPLGYRLLVFDGYRPWRVTKTFWDITPPDKKEFVADPSKGSRHNRGCAVDLSLWDVAAGREVPMTGEYDEMSPRSYAAYTGGTPEQRAARDLLRHHMEAHGFTVLPAEWWHFDYKDWKAYPIQDVPFEKL, from the coding sequence ATGCCGCCTTTCCGCCACCACGTCTTCTCGTCTCGCCGCCTGTGGCTGCCTCTGGTGGTGCTCATCAGCAGCTGCGCGGCCCGGCCGCCGCACGAAACCGGCGCGTTCCGCGCCCCAGAGCTGGTAGAGCTGCAGAAGCTCGACCCCACCATTCGGTTGGACATCCGCTACGCCACCGCCCGCAATTTCGTGGGCCGGCCCGTGTACACGCAGGCCCGCGCCTTCCTGCAACGCCCCGCCGCCGAAGCCCTCGTACAGGTGAACCAAGAGCTGGCGCCGCTGGGCTACCGCCTGCTGGTGTTCGACGGCTACCGCCCCTGGCGCGTCACCAAAACGTTCTGGGACATCACCCCGCCCGATAAAAAGGAATTTGTGGCCGACCCCAGCAAAGGCTCGCGCCACAACCGCGGCTGTGCTGTCGACCTGAGCCTCTGGGACGTCGCTGCCGGCCGGGAGGTGCCCATGACCGGCGAGTACGACGAAATGAGCCCCCGCTCCTACGCGGCCTACACCGGCGGCACGCCCGAGCAGCGGGCCGCGCGGGATTTGCTACGCCACCACATGGAGGCGCATGGCTTCACGGTGCTCCCGGCCGAGTGGTGGCATTTCGACTATAAGGACTGGAAGGCTTATCCGATTCAGGACGTGCCGTTTGAGAAGTTGTAA
- a CDS encoding 3-ketoacyl-ACP reductase has protein sequence MESLQGKIALVTGAGKGIGRAVALALAAEGVQVGLLARTDSDLQELAAEILAAGGTCATAVADVADRTAVNVAVAKIHQELGPIDILINNAGIGSFAKFLEMEPEQWEHIIQVNVFGTYYVTRAVLPDMMQRQTGDIINISSTSGLRAAAGSSAYSASKFAVMGLTEALMQEVRKHNIRVSALTPSTVATPLAIGNNLTDGNPDKVMQPEDLAEFIVSQLKLNRRIFIKEAGMWSTNP, from the coding sequence ATGGAATCCCTACAAGGAAAAATTGCCCTCGTCACGGGCGCCGGCAAAGGCATTGGCCGCGCCGTGGCCCTCGCCCTGGCCGCCGAAGGCGTGCAGGTAGGCCTGTTGGCCCGCACCGATAGCGACTTGCAAGAGTTGGCCGCCGAAATCCTGGCCGCCGGCGGCACCTGCGCCACCGCCGTGGCCGACGTGGCCGACCGCACCGCCGTGAACGTGGCCGTGGCCAAAATCCACCAGGAGCTCGGCCCGATTGACATTCTCATCAACAACGCCGGCATTGGCAGCTTCGCCAAGTTTCTGGAGATGGAGCCCGAGCAGTGGGAGCACATCATCCAGGTGAATGTGTTCGGTACCTACTACGTGACCCGCGCCGTGCTGCCCGACATGATGCAGCGTCAGACCGGCGACATCATCAACATTTCCTCCACCTCGGGCCTGCGGGCCGCGGCCGGCAGCAGCGCCTACAGCGCCTCCAAGTTCGCCGTGATGGGCCTCACCGAAGCTCTGATGCAGGAAGTGCGCAAGCACAACATCCGCGTATCGGCCCTCACACCGAGCACCGTGGCCACGCCCCTGGCCATCGGCAACAACCTCACCGACGGCAACCCCGATAAGGTGATGCAGCCCGAAGATTTGGCCGAGTTCATCGTGTCGCAGCTGAAGCTGAACCGCCGCATTTTCATCAAAGAAGCGGGGATGTGGTCGACAAACCCGTAA
- the mrdA gene encoding penicillin-binding protein 2, whose protein sequence is MQYLEGRKYVVQGIFLVVVLVFLTRLFFMQVLDGTYKLAADKNTLQRLVQIPYRGLIYDRKDQLLVQNEPVYDLMVVPREVKRLDSARFCQLLQIPQEDLRVSLKAAKKYSRNKPSPVVQNLTTRDLAAIQDNLMDFPGFRIQARMARAYRTPNLAHALGYVGSITPALLEKPKYAKYQPGENIGISGLESYYEPILMGRRGVQYKMVNVRGIEKGKFRDGEFDTLSVAGQDLHLSIDAELQEYGEKLLAGRRGSIVAIDPKTGEILAFVSAPHYKPDLLTGKGSGNRYMELLNNPEQPLFDRPLMATYPPGSVFKLVNELVALQLGVVQPGTGFECNQRLVRCTHRHERPSNVSIAIKNSCNPYFYQVMQAAVLRGQAPNKYDDTRIGLGQWQKMVKTFGLGEKLGVDMLQEKRGLIPSPEFYDKKFFNKKENRQHRWSYRNVYSLSIGQGEIGITGVQMANVLATIANRGWYYTPHFVRSVGNGGPLPQFRQKHYTAVDTTLFKYIIPGMQQVVDGNGGTGNLASLAEFGISVAGKTGTVQNPHGFDHATFAAFAPVNDPKIAIAVFIENSGFGGTSAAPAAGLMIEKYLRGKVAPYRKRWEDWVMYGDFTKHLH, encoded by the coding sequence ATGCAATATCTCGAAGGCCGTAAATACGTCGTGCAGGGCATCTTCCTGGTGGTGGTGCTGGTGTTCCTGACGCGCTTGTTTTTCATGCAGGTGCTGGATGGCACCTACAAGCTGGCCGCCGACAAGAACACGCTGCAACGCCTGGTGCAGATTCCGTACCGCGGCCTGATTTACGACCGCAAAGACCAGCTGCTGGTGCAAAACGAGCCTGTGTACGACCTGATGGTGGTGCCGCGCGAAGTGAAGCGGCTCGATTCGGCTCGCTTCTGCCAGCTGCTGCAGATTCCGCAGGAAGACCTGCGCGTCAGCCTGAAAGCAGCCAAAAAGTACTCGCGCAACAAGCCCTCGCCGGTGGTGCAAAACCTGACCACGCGCGATTTGGCGGCCATTCAGGACAACCTGATGGACTTCCCCGGCTTCCGCATTCAGGCGCGCATGGCCCGGGCCTACCGCACGCCCAACCTAGCCCACGCCCTGGGCTACGTGGGCTCCATCACGCCGGCGCTGCTCGAAAAGCCCAAATACGCCAAGTACCAGCCCGGCGAAAACATCGGCATTTCGGGCCTGGAATCGTATTACGAGCCCATTCTGATGGGCCGCCGCGGGGTGCAGTACAAGATGGTGAACGTGCGCGGCATCGAGAAAGGCAAATTCCGCGACGGGGAGTTTGATACGCTGTCGGTGGCCGGGCAGGACCTGCACCTGAGCATCGACGCCGAGCTGCAGGAATACGGCGAAAAGCTGCTGGCGGGCCGCCGCGGCTCCATTGTGGCCATCGACCCCAAGACGGGCGAGATTCTGGCTTTCGTGTCGGCCCCGCACTACAAGCCCGATTTGCTGACGGGCAAGGGCTCGGGCAACCGTTACATGGAACTGCTCAACAACCCTGAACAGCCGCTGTTCGACCGCCCGCTGATGGCCACCTACCCGCCGGGCTCGGTGTTTAAGCTGGTGAACGAGCTGGTGGCCCTGCAGCTGGGCGTGGTGCAACCCGGCACCGGTTTCGAATGCAACCAGCGGCTGGTGCGCTGCACCCACCGCCACGAGCGGCCTTCCAACGTGAGCATCGCCATCAAGAATAGCTGCAATCCCTACTTCTATCAGGTGATGCAGGCGGCGGTGCTGCGCGGCCAGGCCCCCAACAAGTACGACGACACCCGCATCGGCCTGGGTCAGTGGCAGAAGATGGTGAAGACTTTCGGCCTGGGCGAAAAGCTGGGCGTGGACATGCTGCAAGAAAAGCGCGGCCTGATTCCGTCGCCGGAGTTTTACGACAAGAAGTTCTTCAACAAGAAGGAAAACCGGCAGCACCGCTGGAGCTACCGCAACGTGTACTCGCTCAGCATCGGGCAGGGCGAAATCGGCATCACGGGCGTGCAAATGGCCAACGTGCTGGCCACCATTGCCAACCGCGGCTGGTACTACACCCCGCATTTCGTGCGCAGCGTGGGCAATGGCGGCCCGCTGCCGCAGTTCCGCCAGAAGCACTACACGGCCGTCGACACCACGCTGTTCAAGTACATCATCCCCGGCATGCAGCAGGTGGTGGACGGCAACGGCGGCACCGGCAACCTGGCTTCGCTGGCCGAGTTCGGCATTTCGGTGGCCGGCAAAACCGGCACCGTGCAAAACCCCCACGGCTTTGACCACGCCACTTTCGCCGCCTTCGCGCCGGTAAACGACCCCAAAATCGCCATCGCCGTGTTCATCGAAAACAGCGGCTTCGGGGGCACCAGCGCCGCCCCCGCCGCCGGCCTGATGATAGAGAAATACCTGCGTGGCAAGGTGGCGCCCTACCGCAAGCGCTGGGAAGACTGGGTGATGTACGGCGACTTCACCAAGCACCTGCACTAG
- the mreC gene encoding rod shape-determining protein MreC codes for MRNLFLFLYRFRGVLVFSLLEVVSLYLFVTNNSYQRAAFFNSANSYAGVVLERRTQITDYFHLAELNQQLAAENAALRQQLYPPDSVRREADSVAVPPARTDSLRRVRYQRPSAKPDTLLIGLQRLPARNPSYPLIPARVINNRLSNVDNFFTLNVGAADGVQRGLGVVAANGVAGRVQAVTEHYATVASVLHSKTTIASKIKRDGTFGTIKWQGDDPTHALLDNVLRETKLVRGDTIVTSGYNAVFPEGIFIGTIDSFVKEPDKNFWTIRVRLGVNFANLQYVYVVTSRPRAERDTVEARAGMLPEGGKRK; via the coding sequence GTGCGGAATCTGTTTCTTTTCCTGTATCGCTTCCGCGGGGTGCTGGTGTTTAGCTTGTTGGAGGTGGTTAGCCTGTATTTGTTCGTCACGAATAACTCGTACCAGCGGGCAGCTTTCTTTAACTCGGCCAATTCCTATGCGGGCGTGGTGCTGGAGCGCCGCACCCAGATTACCGACTACTTCCACCTGGCCGAGCTGAACCAGCAGCTGGCCGCCGAAAACGCAGCCCTGCGCCAGCAGCTGTATCCGCCCGATTCCGTGCGGCGCGAGGCCGACTCGGTGGCCGTGCCCCCGGCGCGCACCGACTCGTTGCGGCGCGTGCGCTACCAGCGGCCGTCGGCCAAGCCCGATACTTTGCTCATCGGTCTGCAGCGCCTGCCGGCCCGTAACCCGAGTTATCCCCTCATTCCGGCCCGGGTTATCAATAACCGGCTCAGCAATGTGGACAACTTCTTCACCCTGAACGTGGGGGCGGCCGACGGGGTGCAGCGCGGACTGGGCGTGGTGGCCGCCAACGGCGTGGCCGGCCGCGTGCAGGCCGTGACCGAACACTATGCTACGGTGGCCAGCGTGCTGCATTCCAAAACGACCATTGCCTCTAAAATCAAGCGCGACGGCACTTTCGGCACCATCAAGTGGCAGGGTGACGACCCCACCCACGCCCTGCTCGACAACGTGCTGCGCGAAACCAAGCTGGTGCGCGGCGACACAATAGTGACCTCAGGCTACAACGCGGTGTTTCCGGAAGGCATTTTTATTGGCACCATCGATTCGTTTGTGAAGGAGCCAGATAAGAACTTCTGGACCATTCGGGTGCGGCTGGGCGTCAATTTTGCGAACCTGCAATACGTGTACGTGGTGACGAGCCGGCCCCGGGCCGAGCGCGACACCGTGGAGGCCCGCGCGGGCATGCTGCCGGAAGGAGGGAAGCGCAAATGA
- a CDS encoding rod shape-determining protein, with the protein MGFFNFLTSDIAIDLGTANTLIIHNDKIVVDEPSIIAKDRTTNKVIAVGRQAQQMHEKTHDNIRTIRPLKDGVIADFHAAEEMIKGMIKMIDTRTRLFQPSHRMVICIPSGITEVEKRAVRDSAEHAGAKEVWMIQEPMAAAIGIGIDVEQPVGSMIIDIGGGTTEIAVIALSGIVCDQSIKTAGDVFNQDILDYMRRQHNLLIGERSAERIKIEVGAALTELDVPPPDHEVRGRDLMTGIPKVIKVTFSEIAIALDKSVAKIEEAVLKALEISPPELSADIYENGIHLTGGGALLRGLDKRLAAKTKLPIHIAEDPLRAVVRGTGKAIKDIQAFKGVLLT; encoded by the coding sequence ATGGGTTTCTTTAATTTCCTGACCAGCGACATCGCCATCGACCTGGGCACGGCCAATACGCTCATCATCCACAACGACAAAATCGTGGTGGATGAGCCGAGCATCATCGCCAAAGACCGCACCACCAACAAAGTCATCGCCGTGGGCCGCCAGGCTCAGCAGATGCACGAAAAAACGCACGACAACATCCGCACCATCCGCCCGCTGAAGGACGGGGTAATTGCCGATTTCCACGCCGCTGAGGAAATGATTAAGGGCATGATTAAGATGATTGACACGCGCACGCGGCTGTTTCAGCCCTCGCACCGCATGGTCATCTGCATCCCCTCGGGCATTACGGAAGTGGAGAAACGCGCCGTGCGCGACTCGGCCGAGCACGCCGGCGCCAAGGAAGTCTGGATGATTCAGGAGCCCATGGCCGCCGCCATCGGCATCGGCATCGACGTGGAGCAGCCTGTGGGCTCGATGATTATCGACATCGGGGGCGGCACCACGGAAATTGCGGTTATCGCCCTGTCGGGCATCGTGTGCGACCAGTCGATTAAGACGGCGGGCGACGTGTTCAACCAGGACATTCTGGACTATATGCGCCGGCAGCACAACCTGCTCATCGGCGAGCGTTCGGCCGAGCGCATCAAAATCGAAGTGGGCGCCGCCCTGACCGAGCTCGACGTGCCGCCGCCCGACCACGAAGTGCGCGGCCGCGACCTGATGACCGGCATTCCGAAAGTTATCAAGGTAACCTTCTCAGAAATCGCCATTGCCCTCGACAAGTCGGTGGCCAAAATCGAAGAAGCTGTGCTGAAGGCCCTCGAAATCTCGCCGCCCGAGCTCTCGGCCGACATTTACGAAAACGGCATTCACCTCACCGGCGGCGGCGCGCTACTGCGCGGGCTCGACAAGCGCCTCGCGGCCAAAACCAAACTGCCCATTCACATTGCCGAAGACCCACTGCGTGCCGTGGTGCGCGGCACCGGCAAGGCCATCAAGGACATTCAGGCCTTCAAAGGCGTGCTGCTGACGTAA
- the purH gene encoding bifunctional phosphoribosylaminoimidazolecarboxamide formyltransferase/IMP cyclohydrolase, whose amino-acid sequence MSSRPIRAALLSVYHKDRLAPLVQVLRQHGVTLYSTGGTQKFLEDEGAEVTAVEDLTGFPEVFGGRVKTLHPKVFGGILHRRHEAGDLAQAEQHGIPPIDLVVVDLYPFEETVASGAEEQDVIEKIDIGGISLLRAAAKNFRDVLVISSRDQYEAVTELLTQKNGATDLEDRRHYAAAAFATTSHYDTEIFKYVSQGTAVAGTALRQSAQPATPLRYGENPHQAGTFYGDLSALFDQLHGKQLSYNNLVDVDAAVALMAEFADGEPACAILKHTNACGVAQAATLREAYVNALSCDPTSAFGGVIIVNKEVDAATAAELNQLFFEVLIAPGYAAEALPVLQSKKNRILLLQKPVQFPQKQIKTLLNGIIEQDADRQTETAADFRTVTQSAPTAEETEALVFAAKICKHTKSNTIVLARAGQLLASGVGQTSRVDALRQAIEKARAFGFDLHGGVMASDAFFPFPDCVEIAGAAGIRAVVQPGGSIKDADSIRAADELGMAMVLTSVRHFKH is encoded by the coding sequence ATGTCGTCTCGCCCCATTCGCGCCGCCTTACTTTCCGTGTACCACAAAGACCGGCTGGCGCCCCTGGTGCAGGTGCTGCGGCAGCACGGCGTGACGCTGTACTCCACCGGCGGCACCCAGAAATTCCTGGAAGACGAGGGCGCTGAAGTTACCGCCGTGGAAGACCTGACGGGCTTTCCGGAAGTGTTTGGCGGCCGCGTGAAGACGCTGCACCCCAAGGTGTTTGGCGGCATCCTGCACCGCCGCCACGAAGCCGGCGACCTGGCCCAGGCCGAGCAGCACGGCATCCCGCCCATCGATTTGGTGGTGGTCGACCTCTACCCCTTTGAAGAAACCGTGGCCAGCGGCGCCGAAGAGCAGGACGTTATCGAGAAAATTGACATCGGCGGCATCTCCCTGCTGCGCGCCGCCGCCAAAAACTTCCGCGACGTGCTGGTAATCAGCAGCCGCGACCAGTACGAGGCCGTGACCGAACTGCTCACCCAGAAAAACGGCGCCACCGACCTCGAGGACCGCCGCCACTACGCCGCCGCCGCCTTCGCCACCACCTCGCACTACGACACCGAGATTTTCAAGTACGTGAGCCAGGGCACGGCCGTGGCCGGCACCGCCCTGCGCCAGAGCGCCCAGCCCGCCACGCCGCTGCGCTACGGCGAGAACCCCCACCAGGCCGGTACGTTCTACGGCGACCTGTCGGCGCTGTTCGACCAGCTGCACGGCAAGCAGCTCAGTTACAACAACCTGGTGGACGTGGACGCTGCCGTGGCCCTCATGGCCGAGTTTGCCGACGGTGAGCCCGCCTGCGCCATCCTCAAGCACACCAACGCCTGCGGCGTGGCCCAGGCTGCCACCCTGCGCGAGGCCTACGTGAACGCGCTGAGCTGTGACCCGACCTCCGCTTTCGGCGGTGTCATCATCGTCAATAAAGAAGTAGACGCGGCCACCGCCGCCGAGCTAAACCAACTGTTTTTTGAGGTGCTGATTGCGCCCGGCTACGCCGCCGAGGCCCTGCCCGTGCTCCAAAGCAAGAAAAACCGCATTCTGCTGCTGCAAAAACCGGTGCAGTTTCCGCAGAAGCAAATCAAAACCCTGCTCAACGGCATCATCGAGCAGGACGCCGACCGCCAGACCGAGACGGCCGCCGATTTCCGCACCGTCACGCAGTCGGCCCCCACGGCCGAGGAAACGGAGGCCCTAGTGTTTGCCGCCAAAATCTGCAAGCACACCAAGAGCAACACCATTGTGCTGGCCCGCGCCGGCCAATTGCTGGCCTCGGGCGTGGGCCAGACCAGCCGCGTCGATGCCCTGCGCCAGGCCATTGAGAAGGCCCGCGCCTTCGGCTTCGACCTGCACGGCGGCGTAATGGCCTCCGACGCCTTCTTCCCCTTCCCCGACTGTGTGGAAATTGCCGGCGCGGCCGGCATTCGGGCCGTGGTGCAGCCCGGCGGCTCCATCAAGGACGCCGACAGCATCCGGGCCGCCGACGAGCTGGGCATGGCCATGGTGCTCACGAGCGTGCGGCATTTCAAGCACTAG
- a CDS encoding acyl-CoA dehydrogenase family protein, whose product MSADFLPFAASAPDGTDAAAPGAEPAAPHSPATPAQAEAAAAALAPRLFAQAAATDEVGAFPTQEFGWLRAAGLLTAALPPALGGAGLHEPAATLPLLHTLQHIGRGNLAVGRVFEGHVNALMLIQQLGTTAQVARYAADARAGRLFGVWNTEVPADGVRLEALPDGRYRLHGAKTFASGAGQLARPLITGALPDGGGWQLFVLPADSQAPALDRSFWRPLGMRATASFRADLTELEIGPDDLIGPPDAYYQQPAFSGGAIRFAAVQLGGAEAVFEETRAFLRGLGRIDDPYQRQRLGEMAIALESGRQWVRGAAEHAARPDATEEAEATVAYANMVRTAIETICLDMLRLAERCVGARGLLEPQPFERLHRDLTHYLRQPAPDGALADVGRFVLEGKNFVS is encoded by the coding sequence ATGTCGGCCGACTTTTTACCCTTCGCCGCGTCTGCCCCCGACGGCACGGACGCAGCCGCTCCGGGCGCCGAGCCGGCCGCGCCTCACTCCCCGGCCACGCCCGCACAGGCCGAAGCCGCTGCCGCCGCACTGGCACCGCGCCTGTTTGCCCAGGCCGCAGCCACCGACGAGGTGGGTGCGTTTCCGACCCAAGAATTCGGCTGGCTGCGGGCCGCTGGGCTGCTCACGGCCGCGCTGCCGCCGGCCCTGGGCGGCGCGGGCCTGCACGAGCCGGCCGCCACGCTGCCCCTGTTGCACACGCTGCAGCACATTGGGCGGGGCAACCTGGCGGTGGGCCGGGTGTTTGAGGGCCACGTGAATGCGCTCATGCTCATTCAGCAGCTGGGCACTACCGCGCAGGTGGCGCGCTACGCTGCCGATGCCCGGGCCGGGCGGCTGTTTGGGGTGTGGAACACCGAAGTACCGGCCGACGGCGTGCGCCTCGAAGCCCTGCCCGATGGGCGCTACCGCCTGCACGGGGCCAAAACCTTTGCCTCGGGCGCGGGGCAGCTGGCGCGGCCGCTCATCACGGGGGCACTGCCCGATGGGGGCGGCTGGCAGCTGTTTGTGCTGCCGGCCGATAGCCAGGCTCCGGCGCTGGACCGCTCGTTCTGGCGGCCGCTGGGCATGCGGGCCACGGCCAGCTTCCGGGCCGATTTGACGGAGCTGGAAATCGGGCCCGACGACCTCATTGGCCCGCCCGACGCTTATTACCAGCAACCAGCGTTCAGCGGCGGAGCCATTCGGTTTGCGGCGGTGCAGCTGGGCGGAGCTGAGGCTGTATTTGAAGAAACCCGCGCCTTTTTGCGGGGCCTGGGGCGCATCGACGACCCCTACCAGCGCCAGCGGCTGGGCGAAATGGCCATTGCCTTGGAAAGCGGCCGCCAGTGGGTACGCGGTGCCGCTGAGCATGCCGCCCGTCCCGATGCTACCGAAGAGGCCGAAGCCACCGTAGCCTATGCCAACATGGTGCGCACGGCCATCGAAACCATTTGCCTCGACATGCTGCGGCTGGCCGAGCGCTGCGTGGGCGCCCGCGGCCTGCTGGAACCCCAACCCTTCGAGCGCCTGCACCGCGACCTGACCCACTACCTGCGCCAGCCCGCTCCCGACGGCGCCCTGGCCGACGTGGGCCGCTTCGTACTCGAAGGCAAAAACTTCGTAAGCTAG
- a CDS encoding PIG-L family deacetylase: protein MADAILPFDTYPMRPSGFAATMGPTVVVAPHPDDEALGCGGLLALLRQANVPVAAVLVSDGSMSHPNSMLFSATARRAVREAEFRHALTLLGLDDDEPLLLGLPDGRVPGAVAEPGFAEAVAQLRAFLESHAASTVLVPWRRDPHPDHRATSRLVQAALAEMPRPPRRLEYLVWAWERAAPEDLPTAEDGVQGFRVNIETGLRQKQRAIAAHRSQVAPGIFTDDAEGFLLSEAMLAHFAVPVEVYFEAVAP from the coding sequence TTGGCTGACGCTATTCTTCCCTTCGACACGTATCCGATGCGGCCTTCCGGCTTCGCGGCCACGATGGGCCCCACCGTGGTGGTGGCCCCCCACCCCGACGACGAAGCCCTGGGCTGCGGCGGGCTGCTGGCGCTGCTGCGGCAGGCCAACGTGCCCGTAGCCGCCGTGCTGGTGAGCGACGGCAGCATGTCGCATCCCAACTCCATGCTGTTTTCGGCCACCGCCCGGCGGGCCGTGCGCGAGGCCGAGTTTCGACATGCCCTCACCCTGCTGGGGCTGGACGATGACGAGCCGCTGCTGCTGGGTTTGCCCGATGGCCGCGTGCCCGGCGCAGTGGCCGAACCTGGGTTTGCTGAAGCTGTGGCGCAGCTGCGGGCATTCTTAGAATCGCACGCGGCCTCCACCGTGCTGGTGCCCTGGCGCCGCGACCCCCATCCCGACCACCGCGCCACCAGCCGGCTGGTGCAGGCCGCGTTGGCCGAAATGCCCCGGCCGCCCCGCCGCCTCGAATACCTGGTGTGGGCCTGGGAACGCGCCGCGCCCGAAGACCTGCCCACGGCCGAGGATGGCGTGCAGGGCTTTCGTGTGAACATCGAGACCGGACTGCGGCAAAAACAGCGCGCCATCGCGGCGCACCGCTCGCAGGTGGCACCGGGCATTTTTACCGATGATGCCGAGGGCTTTTTGCTGTCTGAAGCCATGCTGGCACACTTCGCGGTGCCGGTGGAAGTCTATTTTGAAGCCGTAGCCCCATGA
- a CDS encoding SAM-dependent methyltransferase, with amino-acid sequence MNQNQPNTLPPAYFDHVYQANRDPWNFETSPYEREKYAATLAALPRPHYAEAFEIGCSLGVLTAQLAARCGHLLAVDVSEAALAQARARCASLPQVEIRQLNVPAEFPTQTFDLILVSEVGYYWSAADLARSADLLLAGLQPGGHLLLVHWTPPVHDYPLTGDDVHEFFLAQTAESGPLRHLSGQRHETYRLDLLEKR; translated from the coding sequence ATGAACCAGAACCAACCCAACACCTTACCGCCGGCTTACTTCGACCACGTGTACCAGGCCAACCGCGACCCGTGGAATTTTGAAACTAGCCCCTACGAGCGGGAGAAATACGCCGCCACACTGGCCGCCCTGCCCCGCCCGCATTACGCCGAAGCTTTTGAGATAGGCTGCTCATTGGGCGTGCTCACGGCCCAGCTGGCGGCCCGTTGCGGCCACTTGCTGGCGGTAGACGTGAGCGAAGCCGCCCTGGCGCAGGCCCGTGCTCGGTGCGCCAGCTTGCCACAAGTGGAGATTCGCCAGCTAAACGTGCCCGCAGAATTTCCCACCCAAACCTTCGACCTGATTCTTGTATCGGAGGTAGGCTACTATTGGTCGGCTGCGGATTTGGCGCGTTCGGCCGATTTGCTCCTTGCCGGCTTGCAGCCCGGCGGCCACTTACTGCTAGTGCACTGGACGCCTCCTGTGCACGACTACCCGCTGACGGGCGACGACGTGCACGAATTCTTTCTGGCCCAAACCGCCGAGTCTGGTCCGCTACGCCACCTGAGCGGACAGCGGCACGAAACCTACCGGCTCGACCTGCTGGAAAAACGCTGA
- a CDS encoding glycosyltransferase, giving the protein MANWLLPAPRRGRSARLLCQQLPAPAPELRACIIIPAKDEVANLPATLAALASQVDLQGRAFPQGSFEVIVLANNCTDKTAAVVRQQATRLPHLTLHVAELCLPAAKAHVGRARRLLMDEACNRLEHVRRPLGIIASTDADTCVAPTWLAAIQAEILAGADAVGGRILTKMSGPALQPLRRIQAADAAYRQLCARLEHQIDPIPADPWPRHHQHFGASLALTARAYRQVGGLPEVRFLEDEALCQALRRHDLRLRHSPAVQVLTSARRQGRVEVGLSWQLREWLHMARQQREPRVDNPVQLARCWQLRRQLRAYWQGQLGADADALLTRLNLPEGALQQQVRRAATFGALWEWVAAHSPALVLAPVPLSEALRALPRLIREGTIVPMNRSSSAFFQQVEPVGFVPLSAQVA; this is encoded by the coding sequence TTGGCAAACTGGCTTTTGCCCGCGCCGCGCCGTGGCCGTAGCGCCCGTTTGCTTTGCCAGCAGCTGCCGGCGCCGGCGCCGGAGCTTCGCGCTTGCATCATCATCCCGGCCAAAGACGAAGTAGCCAACCTGCCCGCTACACTGGCCGCGTTGGCCAGCCAGGTTGATTTGCAGGGCCGTGCCTTCCCCCAGGGCAGCTTCGAGGTCATTGTGCTGGCCAACAACTGTACCGATAAAACGGCGGCCGTGGTGCGGCAGCAGGCCACGCGACTGCCGCACCTCACCTTGCATGTGGCCGAGCTATGCCTGCCGGCGGCTAAAGCCCACGTGGGCCGCGCCCGCCGCCTGCTAATGGACGAGGCCTGCAATCGATTGGAGCACGTGCGCCGCCCGCTTGGCATCATTGCCAGCACCGACGCCGACACCTGCGTAGCTCCCACCTGGCTGGCGGCCATTCAGGCCGAAATCCTGGCCGGGGCCGACGCCGTGGGCGGCCGCATTCTCACCAAAATGAGCGGGCCGGCGTTGCAGCCGCTCCGCCGCATTCAGGCCGCCGACGCCGCCTACCGGCAGTTGTGCGCCCGCCTCGAACATCAAATCGACCCCATCCCCGCCGACCCCTGGCCGCGCCACCACCAGCATTTTGGCGCCAGCCTGGCCCTCACCGCCCGCGCCTACCGCCAGGTGGGCGGACTGCCCGAAGTACGGTTTCTGGAAGACGAAGCCCTGTGCCAAGCCCTGCGCCGGCACGATTTGCGGCTGCGCCACAGCCCGGCCGTGCAGGTGCTCACCTCCGCGCGGCGGCAGGGCCGGGTCGAGGTGGGGTTGTCGTGGCAGTTGCGCGAGTGGCTGCACATGGCCCGGCAGCAACGCGAGCCGCGCGTCGACAACCCCGTGCAGCTGGCCCGGTGCTGGCAGCTTCGTCGCCAATTGCGCGCCTACTGGCAGGGCCAGCTAGGGGCCGATGCCGACGCGCTGCTCACCCGCCTGAATCTGCCCGAAGGCGCCCTGCAGCAGCAGGTGCGGCGGGCTGCCACTTTTGGGGCGCTCTGGGAATGGGTAGCTGCGCACAGCCCCGCGCTGGTGCTGGCCCCGGTGCCGCTGTCGGAAGCACTGCGTGCGTTGCCGCGGCTGATTCGGGAGGGCACTATAGTTCCAATGAACCGCAGCAGCTCAGCGTTTTTCCAGCAGGTCGAGCCGGTAGGTTTCGTGCCGCTGTCCGCTCAGGTGGCGTAG